One Triticum dicoccoides isolate Atlit2015 ecotype Zavitan chromosome 3B, WEW_v2.0, whole genome shotgun sequence genomic window, TGCACCACCTTAGAGAATGACTTTCCTAGAAACAATGCTTGGTCACCCAAGCTTGTGACCTCCGGCCACTTTTTcgacgaaactcccgatctattcatcATACCATTGCAGTACAAAGAACAAAGAAATAACAAAAAATACACTCATGTCCATAGACCACcgagcaatgactacaagcaatggaCTGAGCCGAAGGCACGCCACCATCATCATCCCTCCCTCATCGGAGCAATGCCAAACTTTTTGCTGTAGACCATCAGGAAGTCGTTGTGCTAAGGCCCCCAAACAATTGTTGCTAGTGAAGAGAAGTATAGATCGAAAGAACCCAACTTGTAGACACACGAACAAAGACAACCAAAGACGGGATCAAAATAGATCCATCGAAGACCAACGCCGACTGAATCCCAAGAGATCCACTGGTAACACACGTCTACATGCCCTTCGATGATGCTAGATGCATCACGGGAACGAAAGGCTAGGCAGgaaaaccttattccatcttcatggaGCCGCCACCACCTCGTCCTCCTAAGTAGGACACAACCCCTAAATGAAATACAAAAACACCAAAACAAAGCAAGATTCCTCCCGCCGTCCTCAAAAGGGCATCATTTTGGTTAATAGCTACCAATTAGTTCACCATTTGGTCTGAaatagtacctctcaagaacatgatccATGTGAATTCAGTTCATAACTGAGCGCATTATTCATTGATTCGGTATTCCTCATATACTTTAGTTAACTATGGATAGTCCATCCATTATTACTAGAAAGAGAAAACATCATAAAAATTTGTAGAGGTAACCACGGTACTTGGCACTCACAAAACCGATTTATTAACAAGGTGGTAGAAACTAGTCGGTTAAGTGATTGaccatgcaactaaaatataaacaaGGGTGGCTTGGACTAACAACACAGTCCCTCAATTTCACAATTATTGTcatggttttagtttaaattttAGCTAAAACTACGACAACAATTttgaaaacggagggagtagaagacaaCATAAATGTACATACTACTGCGTCACTCGCTGAGCTGCTTGCCGAGATTATCCACTCCCAAGAACATTACACATGTGAATTCAATTGGTAACTGAGCACGTTATTTATAGGTTAGGTACTTCTCACACTTTAACTATGGATAATCCATCGATTATCGCCAGAAAAAGaaaacatcataatattttgtagAGGTAACCACGGTACGCGGCACTCAGACAGACGATTTATAAAGAAGGTGCTACATACTAGTAGTAGTTAAGTGATTGACCATGCAACTAAAATGTAAACAAGGGCGGCTTGGACTAGCAACATGCTGGCAACACAAATGTAGTACATACTAGTGCGTCATTCCCTGAGCTGCTTTCCAAGACTATCCACATCCAACAGAAACTGGGCAAACGCCACCCGGGACGGGCCACCTTCCTCCAGGGCCGCATCGGCCTCCTCCCTGCGAGCAGCTACCCGGGCCCTGAGCTGCTTCCCTTCCTCGCCCTCAATTACCAGCCGCACCTTGGCCTCCACCTCATCTGCCTTGACAAAACCTGTCATGTATCCTTCCAGCTCGACAGCGACGCCCATGTCCTCTGTCATAGACACCTTGTTCATCTTCTGCTCCGCTTCCAGTGGCAGGCACAACATCGGCACCCCAGCCACAATGGCCTCCAGCACCGAGTTCCAACCGCAGTGCGTCACGAACGCGCCGGTTGCCCTATGGTCGAGCACGTCCATCTGTGGTGCCCATGACTTGATGACCAGGCCCCTGCCCTTGGTCCGCTCTAAGAACCCTTGAGGCAGGAGTGCGCCAAGGTCCGACTCAGGGCCCACTTTCAAGTATTTCTCCGGGTTGTCGCTTCCAGCAGGTCTGCGCACAGACCATAGGAACCGTTGCCCTGACCTCTCCAAGCCAACGGCTATCTCCTTCAGTTGCTCTTCCGAGAGCGCGCCCTTGCTCCCCAAACAGAAGAACACGACACTGCGGTCGGGCTGCATGTCGAGCCACTCGAGGCATTCGTTCCTCTCTACTTTGTCCTCATCCTTGGCGCCCTTGCCGACCAATGGACCAACACagtagatcggaggcaggatcctTTCGGGGATGCAGAGTGGGCCCCTGAGAGACTGCACCGCGCGGTTCTCCAACAACTCGAACGTGTTCAGCAGAATGCCCATGGTCTCTGTGTTGCGCTTCCAGATGTTCATCATGGCCTTGCACATCTCATCTTCCGGGTGCTCCAATAGTTCCTTGATGAGATGAGACGCTGGCATCGGTGGAACGCCGACGAAATCGAGGGGTGTGTCCCCGAGTTCCTTCAAGCCTGTCTGCCTACCGGCAATCAATGCCGGGAGTTGGGTTAGGGCTGACAGGCATGAGGCGCTCCCCGCGAAGAACGTGTAGACCGGGACACCGAGCTTCACGCAAACA contains:
- the LOC119278969 gene encoding anthocyanidin 5,3-O-glucosyltransferase-like; translated protein: MRQTVVLYPGAGVGHVRPMTELANVFLKHGYDVTMVLVEPPFKLSDSGTTAIERIAASNPSISFHVLPSLHAPDFAAPSKHPFLLMLQLLHYYNEQFEAFLHGIDRKSLHSVVLDMFCIDATDVCVKLGVPVYTFFAGSASCLSALTQLPALIAGRQTGLKELGDTPLDFVGVPPMPASHLIKELLEHPEDEMCKAMMNIWKRNTETMGILLNTFELLENRAVQSLRGPLCIPERILPPIYCVGPLVGKGAKDEDKVERNECLEWLDMQPDRSVVFFCLGSKGALSEEQLKEIAVGLERSGQRFLWSVRRPAGSDNPEKYLKVGPESDLGALLPQGFLERTKGRGLVIKSWAPQMDVLDHRATGAFVTHCGWNSVLEAIVAGVPMLCLPLEAEQKMNKVSMTEDMGVAVELEGYMTGFVKADEVEAKVRLVIEGEEGKQLRARVAARREEADAALEEGGPSRVAFAQFLLDVDSLGKQLRE